One stretch of Vicia villosa cultivar HV-30 ecotype Madison, WI unplaced genomic scaffold, Vvil1.0 ctg.000067F_1_1_3, whole genome shotgun sequence DNA includes these proteins:
- the LOC131623454 gene encoding protein S40-6-like, with translation MAKGRKFTANRNERLLGTNYIQSSVTVTHEVTDFREEDVWSVVDDRDRDRELNFSPGEWDSRASSWSREREENNRNFGGLSQAFENSGSNVATAASSRIVHHQYRASMGRNVATSAPVNVPDWSKILRVESVESLHDMDDGFEESESEMVPPHEYLARGRKMAANSVFEGVGRTLKGRDLRRVRDAVWNQTGFDG, from the coding sequence ATGGCGAAGGGTCGCAAATTCACCGCGAATCGAAACGAGCGTTTGTTAGGAACAAACTATATCCAGAGCTCCGTTACTGTTACTCATGAAGTAACCGATTTCAGGGAAGAAGACGTGTGGTCCGTGGTGGATGATCGTGACCGTGACCGTGAATTGAATTTCTCTCCCGGCGAGTGGGATTCACGCGCGAGTTCGTGGAGTCGGGAGAGAGAGGAGAATAACCGGAACTTTGGTGGTTTGTCGCAGGCGTTTGAGAATTCAGGAAGTAATGTTGCGACGGCGGCTTCGTCGAGGATCGTGCACCACCAGTACCGTGCGTCGATGGGACGTAACGTGGCTACGTCGGCGCCGGTGAACGTGCCGGACTGGAGTAAGATACTCCGAGTTGAATCGGTGGAGTCGTTGCATGATATGGATGATGGTTTTGAGGAGAGCGAGTCGGAGATGGTTCCGCCGCACGAGTATTTGGCGCGTGGCCGGAAAATGGCGGCAAACTCGGTTTTCGAAGGCGTGGGTCGGACTTTAAAGGGGCGGGACTTGAGAAGGGTTCGGGATGCTGTTTGGAACCAAACCGGGTTCGATGGTTGA
- the LOC131623445 gene encoding uncharacterized protein LOC131623445 translates to MFPGLDFTFDIPLLYINGEKFNQPIFHCNNISGLVKLVVPADQHRALYSTHSFKIIFKEGGCGTFIPLFFNLIDAVRQYNQRVSAPTESRVDPLPVSQAPIDEMMRHAYVDPNDPTRIFLQQPNTDSQLRRRTYHPQTDRGHV, encoded by the exons atgtttcCAGGATTAGATTTTACTTTCGATATCCCTTTG CTGTATATCAATGGTGAAAAATTTAACCAACCAATATTTCATTGCAATAATATTTCTGGACTTGTTAAACTC GTAGTCCCAGCTGATCAACATAGAGCTCTTTACTCCACACACTCATTTAAGATCATATTCAAAGAGGGAGGCTGTGGAACATTCATTCCTCTTTTCTTCAATTTGATTGATGCAGTGAGACAGTATAATCAACGTGTTAGTGCGCCTACAGAATCTCGTGTCGATCCTCTGCCAGTATCTCAGGCTCCTATCGATGAGATGATGAGACATGC GTATGTTGATCCTAACGATCCAACAAGAATATTTCTGCAGCAACCAAATACCGATTCTCAACTTAGGCGTCGAACATATCACCCACAAACTGACAGAGGTCATGTTTGA
- the LOC131623446 gene encoding uncharacterized protein LOC131623446, whose protein sequence is MFPGLDFTFDMPLLYINGEKFNQPIFHCNNISGLVKPVVPTDQHRALYSTHSFKIIFKEGGCGTFIPLFFNLIAAVRQYNQRVSAPTESRVDPLPVSQAPIDEMMRHAYVDPNDPTRIFLQQPNTDSQLRRRTYNPQTDRGHV, encoded by the exons CTGTATATCAATGGTGAAAAATTTAACCAACCAATATTTCATTGCAATAATATTTCTGGACTTGTTAAACCC GTAGTCCCAACCGATCAACATAGAGCTCTTTACTCCACACACTCATTTAAGATCATATTCAAAGAGGGAGGCTGTGGAACATTCATTCCTCTTTTCTTCAATTTGATTGCTGCAGTGAGACAGTATAATCAACGTGTTAGTGCGCCTACAGAATCTCGTGTCGATCCTCTGCCAGTATCTCAGGCTCCTATCGATGAGATGATGAGACATGC GTATGTTGATCCTAACGATCCAACAAGAATATTTCTGCAGCAACCAAATACCGATTCTCAACTTAGGCGTCGAACATATAACCCACAAACTGACAGAGGTCATGTTTGA